Genomic window (Kwoniella botswanensis chromosome 1, complete sequence):
CTACCTCTTCCCATTGCAAAGTCCATCTGAAGAGCTTTCCGGCTCATCTTCTgaagatgagtgatgatcatctgTAATTTCGTATATTCATCCTGGATCCGTCCACGTGTAAGAACCTGTACTGTAGCTTTCttaccaccatcttccaagccTAATTCCACCAGTCTATCTAAGGTCTTTCTAACCTTGATCCAGTAGACATAACCTTCGAAAACATCTCGGACTCTACGGTTGAGCAACATCGTGTGTGGATCCAATACCTCAAGGAGATCTTCCGATAAGAGACATGCGTCGAGACTGGAGTAGGAGATCAGTAAATGACGGTAGCTCTTTGTAAGCCTTGTAtatgtcaactcacatatCCTGACAGAACTCCTTGATATGATCTGTGAATATCTCCGGATGATCCCTCCATTCGATAATCTGACTATGCCAGTACTCTATACATGAATCTACCACGAAGATGCATTCTTTAAGTGAGAATGGTCGTCTCCTTGCTCCGGCTGTTCGAGAGGCTGAAAGCAAGGTAAGATCGCATCTCATGTCCATCAGAAGGTATGTTACACAAACATAGAGGGGTGGATAGTTAACCTAACGTCGCCTCACCATGATTCCAAGCTATCCATGAAAAACCAAAAGTGTTATCTCTTTGAGCTATAGGTAAGGTTGAACCGCGTGGACATCCCAATTTGAACTATATTACAGTATAACTGTATCAGCCCAGTGGACCACTTTACTATCGATtcatactcacctcataGAGAGCTTCCATAACTGTATGATCATCCAGTTCCTTGTCCGACCATCTCTCCGAAGTACCTCTCCCTGCTCTTCTACATGCTTGAATCTCCATCTTGGTTCTATTGGATATcccatattcatcttcttgtcGGAACCATTCTCGGATCTGAATGTGATATGCATTCATGCTGTAGGTAATAACGTATCAGTCTGATGAGTAGAATGAGATCGATCTCACATGGGGCATTTGATCCAACCATTCTCGGAGTGGTAGGAACCGACTGGTATATGGATCAGTCGGGATGGGCGGCATCGTCTCTTTCGTCATATCTCTTAGGGTGTTGAACAGCGGGAGATGTATAAGATCATATGTCAGTAGAAGATGGAATAAAGTTGATTGGGTCATGGGATGTGAAAGACAACCAAACTTGATTGAGGATCAACGTATGGGACCATACATCTCGCACAGACATACAAACACACACACCCACGCACGCACATTGACGCACAGACCTGGGGCTATACTGTTGGCAGTCCATGCACCTGGCGATCCATAGTACACTGTACGCGAGTATGCATGAATCTTGATGCTTTCAAGTGTTTTAATGATTCACATAATGTGATAGCACCAACGGTCTGCGCTCGATCCGCAAGTCAGAGCGTGCGAGGTTTCGAAGAAAAACTTACCATTGTTTTGATCTTGCTTGACCTGAGAGGCTGAAGCAGCAGGGAAGGATGCGGAGGACATCACCGGCGGAATGATCGATAAGATGCATATATGCTTCACGCTTACGCATGAATAGAGgacccatcttctctatGTATCTTCATGGTCTGATAATCTTGATTCCCCTCCGCTTCCTCCATAGCGTTAATCCATCATTCCACAGCTTTCTATCTGTCCCACTGGAAGGTACGAGCTGCATCGTCACGCCTAGAGATTCTACTTCGTAGTTCCTATGCTCGTCATCGAAGAATAGCTAGATGCGTATAATTGAGTGATCAGCCTTCAATATGATCAGACTGAACGATAACAAGCCGAAGAACATGACTGGAAGAAGTATATCAAGAGGAACtgataactcaccatttGATCGTACGGTATACCTGTCTTCCTATGTATCTCTTTGAAATGTCTCAATTTCGATCCTATACGATAATTTTCAGTAAGCGATGATGGATTATGATACAACAGGGTTTGATTCACCTGGATATATTTCCATCTAACAAGGGGGAGAGTGATTAATGTGTCAGTTGATACTCTGGTGGAATTGATAGTGACACAAGCTAGCTGTAACTGTATATCTATCACTTACAGTGTTGAAATACGTTATAGCCCTAACAtgatcaccaccttcttcagaagGTAACAACAACATACCCAACGCTTCTCTCGCTCTTCAGACAGTATATGAGCTATATTCCGACATGGGAAACGTTGTGAATTAAGAAGCTCACAACTCAGGTGCACTTGTCCGTGACGCCGCAGCAACATGTATCCTCCTTCGTTTCAACTCTGCAAGAATGGAGGGAACTTCTCTATAAAATGAGAGATCTTGACCGCGGCTGATCGGctggtatatcagcttcctaTTTATATCTTTGAATtatatgataatgatcaCGAAACTGGGATGATATAAAGCGAGAAGCCACTGACCGGTCTACCAGTTGATTCAACACATCGCCTTTCCTCTTAATCGGCGGACTTATATGTGTCTAAACcaaaccaaatcatcagctaacATCCTCTTCGGTCTACGCATCCAAGATGATTCTTGGGCTCTTACGTCTATCCAGAGATCCCATAATGTATAGCTATGAGAATAaagatcgaaatcagcttctaATCCACAGGTCTCTGGATATCTGTACAAGGACCAACCCACTCAAGATCAAAAGCCACTAATAACGGCCAAGCCtctggatcttcttcgtttAGCTCTCTATACCCTCCAGCAGGTTCTGGCGTTCCCCCTCGTGTCTTCCTAGGCATGTCTATAGGTCTATATCTATGTATATGATTCTATAAGTGTCTCTATGAAAAGTAACAGATAAGTAGGTAGCAAAGAcatcatatcttcatcaagaaGTGAATCTTCCGTTGGATAGGATCGTGTGtgctccacctccacttttCCACGGGTGCTGTTGTACCTGATCATTGGGATCgattgtgatgatgatgtgttGATAGCCGGCTGGGTTATTGCTTGTTGCGGGTGGAGTTGATCCTTTGCAAAGAGGTACGAGTATGCGGGGAGGGATCCAACTGGGTTATGAGAAACGATACCGCATCCCCTATACAATATCGCTCATCGTACAGCTCATCATATTTCAAACAAAGTCTCCTCTCTTTGGACCAGTCTCATCGTGTGATTATCTGAACCAGAATTAGCCCAACATGTCAACagaagaagctcaaaaaCGTGTGTTATCTCTTGTCACTATCCTtgctgatcactcactaaCATAGACTATGAATGATGCTCATAGCTGTCGCCGTGGAAGATAAGCAAGCAGAAGTCGAGCAAAAATCAACTCAAgcagagaaggtgagtcaaatcgCACAGATTTCATTACGTTCAGATTCATAGAAAGCCACTCCGTATACTTACCGGATGGTACTATTAGGATACGAACGGTACTACCAAGCCTGACGAACCTGTACCAGTcgtagaagatgaacaagatgaagaagaagacgatgaagagtACGATGTAGAagacgacgaggatgatgatgaagaggagtatggcgaagaggatgatgacgaggaggagtacgatgaagatgatgatgatgatgaaggagaggagaTTGATCATGTGAATGTATTGAAGAAGTTCTACGAAGTGAGTATTCTTCTGAACTTGATACTGATCTATCGCAGAACTGTCAATGCTGATGTTCATGCCCATCACTGTACGACAGACCGAACAACCTGATGAAGATtctgaggatgaagacgacgAAGCTACACCAGCGGCCGACGACGAGAAACCTGCTGAGGCCGTTCCAGCAGCAGCTGCCGGGACGAAACGTAAGGCGGATGAAACcgttgaaggagaagaggagaacaaGAAAGTGAAAGCTTAGATTCGTCCATATGATTCATACATGGGCGAATCTAATATGGTATCAGAAAGACATGATTGCCGAAGGAGTTGTATGAGAATCAAATAGCAATATCAAACAATGAATAcaatcatatacatacagGTGAATAAGATAGTCCACGAATTGTGTGTGGACTAGCTGAGTGCATTACGTTTGCCATGACATCCGTTCTCGGACATGAAAGTATGACCTAGATACTCATGATGAGCTGAATGACTGTCTGACAGTATCACTTCCACTGCCAAGCTACTATATCTATTCTTGGGAGTATTTACTCTTCTATGCATACAtctctatctatctatctctatTTCACTCTACTTGATCAGATTCAATCCCATATCCCAAAAGGCACTCTCCAACCTCACGCATTCATGCCATATCGCCGTCAATCTCGCCAATCTAGCTTCGGTAGGTGGATCTTCCGCTATCCTACGTTCGAGGTTTTCTACGACAGAGCCAAATTCAGATTGAAGTTCAGTAAATTAGACTGCAAGAGCTGATGTGGAATGCAAAGAAAGAGAGTTTGCTTAGgactcacctataccttTTTCAACAGCTTGCAAAAAGTCTTTCCCACTGTAATCCTCCATCCATTTCTTATACAAATTCCCTTCCATCTTGGCTTCCCCAAGTTCTACCTGCTTCTTCAACCATAATCCGACTTCACCATATCCTATCAAGCAGGATGCTACAGACATATACAAATCGAGTATATCACCTTGAGTACCAATATCAATGATATATCGGGCATAGGCTGCGCAGGGAGCTGATTCGGGTGTGGATTGCAGTTGGTCAAGGGTGATACCGAAGGATTCGCAGTACTAGTCATTCCATGAATCAGAATCCAAAATCAGCTAGAAAGGACTTATATGGACATATGAGTATACTACATAAGACATGTACTCACACTGACGTGCATCTCAGATTCCCTCGCTATATGCCCAGCAATATCTGTGAAcgctttgatatcttcgaacGTGTTTGCTTTGTACGCTCCCAAAGCATGTGCTCGGGCATCTGAACAGCGGTGTCATCAGCTAAAGCTCCCTAATGCAAAATGATACGTGAGCTGATACGTACAGTGTCTCAAATAATGATAGTCCTGTTTGATATAATGCTCAAAACATTCTTTGGGTAATGTGCCTTTACCTAATTGTACGACAAATGGGTGTTTTACCTGAACATTGCAATATGGATGAGTAAAGTGTTTCTCGGAggagatggtggaagataACTCACGTATGATTTCCACAATGGTAGATTCGACTGGATCAGGTGCGATACAAATGGATGGGGGTTATATTTGGTGGGACTAAAAGAGAAAGTAAAACCATAATCAGTATAGGTCTATCACCCGATCAAAAGGCCCACTCACGGTGGTAAAGCTCTTTTCACACTTAGATGAGCATGGTTCAATGGTCCGTGGCCATGGCCAAAGGGATATGAAGATGCTATAGCGGTTTTGGTGTATGATATAGCTTTTTTAAATATTCGAAGATTCGCGTCTATCGCAAGAACAAGCATTTTTGAAGATTCAGCGGTATGCCTGCCGGTTGATAAAGGATTTGGACGACTCGTGTAATTAGATGTAAATTCACTCACTGGGTACGTCCCTTGGTTGAGTAGCATGAGCACAAGCAATAGCTGTACTTAACGTACATCCCGTCCCGTGCGTGTTGTTACtatcgatcttctttccCACAAACAACGCTACCACTTCTCCTTTATTCACTAATACATCCACTACCAgttctttctcctcctctttgCTTTGAGGTATCTGTTTGTAGCTCGAATAGAGTGATAGAACCTCGATCGTATCTAAATCGTCATCGCCTTCTTCCCAGAAGATCTCATAATCtcctttttccttcttccttatctCCAATATTTCTCTCCTTGATATGGATGTATGTCCACCTTTGAGCAGTACGGTGAAGGCACCGGTTTTAGTATTGGTTATTTTGGCCAATTCAATCATTTCTTCCAGATTCAATTGACTGCTGCTCTCACTGGTACGAGAGGAGTAACCAGTAAGTTTGATGGCTTCCGGTATATTCGGCGTGAAATAATCCACAAGGGGATATAACTCGTTCATCGCCTGTATAGCATCTTCAGGTAAGAGCGTATGACCCGATGTGGATATCATGACTGGATCCAAGACTACGATCGTATCTAACTGTGTGAGTTCTTTGGAAAGGGcgaggatgatggatgagttGGTGAGCATACC
Coding sequences:
- a CDS encoding magnesium-dependent phosphatase-1, giving the protein MPRKTRGGTPEPAGGYRELNEEDPEAWPLLVAFDLDYTLWDLWIDTHISPPIKRKGDVLNQLVDRRGQDLSFYREVPSILAELKRRRIHVAAASRTSAPELAREALGMLLLPSEEGGDHVRAITYFNTMEIYPGSKLRHFKEIHRKTGIPYDQMLFFDDEHRNYEVESLGVTMQLVPSSGTDRKLWNDGLTLWRKRRGIKIIRP
- a CDS encoding phosphomethylpyrimidine kinase — encoded protein: MASSIMSLEAKKRPHILTIAGSDSSGGAGIQADLKTIEAFGCYGSSVITALTAQNTDGVQGVHEIPADFVIQQLKSVVSDDYPRCIKLGMLTNSSIILALSKELTQLDTIVVLDPVMISTSGHTLLPEDAIQAMNELYPLVDYFTPNIPEAIKLTGYSSRTSESSSQLNLEEMIELAKITNTKTGAFTVLLKGGHTSISRREILEIRKKEKGDYEIFWEEGDDDLDTIEVLSLYSSYKQIPQSKEEEKELVVDVLVNKGEVVALFVGKKIDSNNTHGTGCTLSTAIACAHATQPRDVPNANLRIFKKAISYTKTAIASSYPFGHGHGPLNHAHLSVKRALPPPTKYNPHPFVSHLIQSNLPLWKSYVKHPFVVQLGKGTLPKECFEHYIKQDYHYLRHYARAHALGAYKANTFEDIKAFTDIAGHIARESEMHVSYCESFGITLDQLQSTPESAPCAAYARYIIDIGTQGDILDLYMSVASCLIGYGEVGLWLKKQVELGEAKMEGNLYKKWMEDYSGKDFLQAVEKGIENLERRIAEDPPTEARLARLTAIWHECVRLESAFWDMGLNLIK